One genomic region from Bacillales bacterium encodes:
- a CDS encoding sugar phosphate isomerase/epimerase family protein, with amino-acid sequence MKVSCHLITWGEAFETALKEASELGYRACETFTHIAMNYEDRIDEFQKLLDDHGFVLSALYGGGHFTDPSKREHIIARNTQVARFLAANGCDRIVFGPGGPRTEGGTTTEMLKTAAETMNEAAKSCAELGVKACLHPHIGTEIQYEHELDAIMEWTDPKYVHFCPDTAHLAKAGMDPAKVMKKYRDRIGYVHLKDISPEEADAEQFPILSGNEAMPIFCELGLGTLDFDPVMQMLHETNYDGWVTVEIDKSTSTPKQSLQVCKEFVEERLKLPVGKV; translated from the coding sequence GTGAAAGTATCATGTCATTTAATTACGTGGGGCGAGGCGTTTGAAACTGCTCTAAAGGAAGCTTCTGAGCTTGGTTACCGGGCGTGTGAAACGTTTACGCATATCGCGATGAACTACGAGGATCGAATAGATGAATTTCAAAAATTGCTGGATGATCACGGATTCGTTTTGTCGGCATTGTACGGCGGCGGGCATTTCACCGATCCGTCGAAGCGTGAGCATATTATCGCGCGCAATACGCAAGTGGCGCGATTCCTCGCCGCCAATGGCTGCGACCGGATCGTTTTCGGTCCGGGCGGACCCCGGACAGAAGGCGGGACGACGACGGAAATGTTGAAAACGGCAGCGGAAACCATGAACGAGGCGGCGAAAAGCTGTGCCGAACTTGGCGTGAAAGCTTGTTTGCATCCGCATATCGGAACGGAAATTCAGTACGAGCATGAGCTCGATGCGATCATGGAATGGACGGATCCGAAGTATGTACATTTTTGCCCGGATACGGCGCATTTGGCGAAGGCGGGCATGGATCCAGCGAAGGTAATGAAGAAATATCGCGACCGCATTGGATATGTGCATTTGAAAGACATTTCGCCGGAAGAAGCGGATGCGGAGCAGTTCCCGATTTTGTCAGGCAACGAGGCGATGCCGATTTTTTGCGAGCTTGGACTTGGCACGCTTGATTTCGATCCGGTGATGCAGATGTTGCATGAGACGAATTACGACGGTTGGGTGACAGTCGAAATCGACAAGTCAACGAGTACGCCGAAACAAAGCTTGCAAGTTTGCAAGGAGTTTGTGGAAGAAAGACTGAAGCTTCCAGTAGGAAAGGTGTGA
- a CDS encoding Gfo/Idh/MocA family oxidoreductase: protein MEKVKAGVIGCGNISAIYLTNGKTFKHLEIAACADIDMDRARAQAEKFGIAKACTVAELLNDPEIAMVINLTVPGVHGEVCLQVLEAGKHVYVEKPLSITPEMGKKVLETAERANLLVGGAPDTFLGGGLQTCRKLIDDGWIGTPVAATAFMTSHGTESWHPNPDFFYQKGGGPLFDMGPYYLTALISLLGPIKRVTGSARITFPERTITSEPKYGEVIHVNTPTHIAGVLDFDNGAIASLITSFDVWGARLPFIEIYGETGSLSVPDPNTFGGPVYVRKQNEKEWHEVPLTHGYTANSRGIGAADMAEAILTGDGHRANGFMTYHVLEAMSGLLEASQEGKHYAMQSTVERPEAVPMQHRF from the coding sequence ATGGAAAAAGTAAAAGCGGGTGTGATTGGCTGCGGCAACATCAGTGCGATTTACCTTACGAATGGGAAGACGTTCAAGCATCTTGAAATCGCCGCATGTGCCGACATTGACATGGATCGTGCGCGAGCGCAGGCGGAAAAGTTCGGGATCGCGAAAGCGTGCACGGTGGCGGAGTTGCTGAACGACCCGGAAATTGCGATGGTCATCAACTTGACGGTACCTGGCGTGCATGGTGAAGTTTGCTTGCAAGTGCTCGAGGCTGGAAAACACGTATACGTGGAAAAACCGTTGTCAATTACGCCGGAGATGGGCAAAAAAGTGCTTGAGACCGCGGAGCGGGCGAATTTGCTCGTCGGCGGGGCGCCGGATACGTTTCTCGGCGGCGGCTTGCAAACGTGCCGCAAGCTGATCGATGACGGCTGGATCGGCACACCGGTGGCGGCGACCGCATTTATGACGAGCCACGGAACGGAAAGCTGGCATCCGAATCCGGACTTTTTCTACCAAAAAGGCGGCGGACCGCTGTTTGATATGGGACCGTACTATTTGACGGCGTTGATTTCGTTGCTCGGTCCGATTAAGCGCGTCACCGGTTCAGCGCGGATTACGTTCCCTGAGCGGACGATTACAAGCGAGCCGAAATACGGCGAGGTGATTCACGTGAATACGCCGACGCATATCGCCGGCGTGCTCGACTTTGACAACGGCGCGATCGCGTCGTTGATTACGAGTTTCGACGTGTGGGGCGCGCGCTTGCCGTTTATTGAAATTTACGGAGAAACGGGTTCCTTAAGCGTACCGGATCCGAACACGTTCGGCGGACCGGTGTACGTGCGCAAGCAAAATGAGAAGGAATGGCATGAAGTGCCGCTGACGCACGGATATACGGCAAACAGCCGCGGGATCGGCGCCGCCGACATGGCGGAAGCGATTTTGACTGGCGACGGGCACCGGGCGAACGGTTTCATGACGTACCACGTCTTGGAAGCGATGAGCGGATTGCTTGAGGCTTCGCAGGAAGGCAAGCATTATGCGATGCAAAGCACCGTTGAACGGCCGGAAGCTGTTCCGATGCAACACCGGTTTTAA